A window of the Bacteroidia bacterium genome harbors these coding sequences:
- a CDS encoding glycosyltransferase — METSSGSGGWMTSLEKEIKNQKGIQLGVCFISRKQESYKRVDSVQYFPIRDGYSGTKIGRWLVRRFDLENDSYILERAMEVINEFHPDIIHVHGTENCFGLLRARCKIPMVISIQGVLNELLPVFLGDVAAKKLRALSKIKNQLLVNDILSRWRKFKRNSYRERRIFSFNKYYIGRTEYDRSLVNSYSPGAFYFHGEELLRPVFYMKSSERIAPLKRLVLCTIIGDNLYKGYDRILKMAKILKDRNIKFEWRVIGVSEKSESVYVTEKYFKLAHSELNIQLLGSQTDREIASQLSEAMVYCHSSYLENSSNALCEAQISGLPVIAFDNGGSSSIITNGTDGILVREGDCKLFAEEIVRLSEDENRCKSLAMMAQRRAMERHNRTRVAHEYIGIYNNIRVSQSDLD; from the coding sequence ATGGAGACATCTTCAGGCTCCGGGGGATGGATGACTTCATTAGAGAAGGAAATCAAGAATCAAAAGGGAATACAGCTGGGAGTATGTTTTATCTCCCGCAAGCAGGAAAGTTATAAAAGAGTAGATAGCGTACAGTATTTCCCCATCAGAGATGGTTATTCTGGTACTAAGATCGGCCGTTGGTTGGTTAGAAGATTTGATCTGGAGAATGATAGCTATATCCTTGAGCGGGCTATGGAAGTTATAAATGAGTTTCATCCGGATATTATTCATGTGCACGGAACTGAAAATTGTTTCGGCTTGCTACGAGCGCGATGCAAGATTCCAATGGTTATTTCAATCCAGGGAGTACTGAATGAATTGTTACCCGTATTTCTGGGTGATGTTGCAGCAAAGAAGCTAAGAGCATTATCAAAGATAAAGAATCAACTTCTCGTAAATGACATTCTAAGTCGTTGGCGTAAATTTAAGCGTAACTCTTATAGGGAAAGGCGAATATTTTCTTTTAATAAGTACTATATCGGCCGGACTGAGTATGACCGGAGCCTGGTCAACAGCTATTCTCCCGGAGCATTTTATTTTCATGGAGAGGAGTTGTTGCGTCCGGTATTTTATATGAAGTCATCTGAAAGAATTGCGCCGCTGAAGAGGCTGGTATTGTGTACTATTATTGGTGATAATTTGTATAAGGGCTATGATAGAATATTGAAGATGGCAAAAATATTGAAGGATCGTAATATCAAGTTTGAGTGGAGAGTAATTGGAGTTAGTGAGAAATCTGAGAGTGTTTATGTCACAGAGAAATATTTTAAACTTGCTCATTCTGAGCTGAATATTCAGCTACTCGGTTCGCAGACAGATCGGGAAATTGCTAGTCAACTCTCGGAGGCAATGGTGTACTGTCATAGCAGTTATTTAGAAAACAGCTCTAATGCATTATGTGAGGCACAAATATCGGGCCTTCCGGTTATCGCATTTGATAATGGCGGATCTTCTTCCATCATTACTAACGGAACTGACGGAATACTAGTCAGAGAGGGAGACTGTAAGTTATTTGCGGAAGAGATAGTTAGATTGTCCGAGGACGAGAACAGGTGTAAATCACTGGCAATGATGGCACAAAGGCGGGCAATGGAAAGGCATAATAGGACTCGAGTTGCACATGAATATATCGGGATATATAATAATATTAGAGTTAGTCAAAGTGATTTGGATTAA
- a CDS encoding oligosaccharide flippase family protein has product MNLSYLLGNYKDAGYYFLGTMVQVCFSFLVQPVYSSYLSAEDFGILGFFDSLKGLLLPIFIFGMPQVFLMKYYNNSAQENRVIFKNMIFFYFFGSLVLSAIVFPACYSYFDLTAVGIPFLPYIVFMLLSIIFDNIKMMILLHYRIEKKSSKYFLFSVVFTAFNFALGLLFVAEFEWGILGRFAAPLVTNLLMLPICLIAIKQWTAGQIDYQIILRLFKYAIPLVLSGVAFVILPNMDRIFLETENDLNELGLYSLAITITNMFNLGISSLQNAFEPDIFKAANSREGGAILRIFGYTFIPSIIGMGIFIIFSSEIIGYLTSQRYLGAVKYANLLIVGVLIMSIFYFFDKTILALQNRRASLFNNLAGAALGLLVYYFFISRYHFLGAALAKIFIGVFMSIFSGLIVYLQLSHR; this is encoded by the coding sequence ATGAACCTTTCCTATTTGTTGGGTAACTATAAGGATGCCGGGTATTACTTTTTAGGAACTATGGTTCAGGTGTGTTTTTCATTCCTTGTGCAACCTGTATATTCTTCATATCTCTCAGCAGAAGATTTTGGCATCCTAGGCTTCTTTGATTCGTTAAAGGGCCTGTTATTACCCATTTTTATTTTCGGGATGCCTCAAGTGTTTCTAATGAAATATTATAATAATTCCGCACAAGAGAACCGAGTAATCTTCAAGAACATGATTTTTTTCTATTTTTTTGGTTCTCTGGTGTTATCTGCCATTGTATTTCCAGCGTGTTATTCGTACTTCGATTTGACTGCCGTTGGAATTCCCTTCTTACCTTATATTGTTTTTATGTTGCTTTCTATCATCTTTGATAACATAAAAATGATGATTTTGTTGCATTACCGAATCGAAAAGAAATCTTCTAAATATTTTCTCTTCTCGGTAGTATTTACCGCATTTAATTTTGCTCTAGGTTTGTTATTTGTTGCGGAGTTTGAATGGGGCATCTTAGGAAGATTTGCTGCGCCTCTTGTCACAAACCTTTTGATGCTTCCAATTTGCTTGATTGCCATTAAGCAATGGACGGCAGGGCAAATTGATTATCAAATTATTCTCAGACTTTTCAAGTATGCCATTCCGTTAGTTTTATCTGGGGTTGCTTTTGTGATTCTTCCAAACATGGATCGAATTTTTTTAGAGACTGAAAATGATCTTAATGAGCTGGGGCTGTATAGTTTAGCAATTACGATAACAAATATGTTTAACCTTGGGATATCAAGTTTACAGAATGCATTTGAGCCGGATATTTTTAAGGCGGCAAATTCGAGAGAGGGAGGGGCAATTCTGAGAATATTTGGATACACATTTATACCCAGTATTATCGGGATGGGCATTTTTATTATTTTCTCTAGCGAAATTATAGGATACCTTACTAGTCAGAGATATTTGGGAGCGGTGAAATACGCAAATCTGTTAATTGTGGGGGTGCTGATAATGAGCATTTTTTACTTTTTTGACAAGACTATTTTGGCATTGCAAAACAGAAGGGCAAGTTTGTTTAATAATCTGGCCGGAGCAGCTTTAGGCCTTCTCGTGTATTATTTTTTTATTAGTAGGTATCATTTTTTGGGAGCAGCGCTGGCAAAAATCTTCATCGGTGTGTTTATGAGCATCTTTTCGGGGTTAATTGTATATCTGCAACTTAGCCATCGTTGA